A single Pseudomonadota bacterium DNA region contains:
- a CDS encoding UDP-N-acetylglucosamine pyrophosphorylase gives MDIKPRCYDKVVQLINKGADIPNPLTLDLGDEVDVERISGKDVRIYPGCRIYGEQTVISAGARIGYEGPVTIDNCQLGPKVELKGGYFNKAVFLEKANMGSGAQVREGCILEEEANGAHCVGLKQTILFPFVTLGSLINFCDCLMAGGTNRKVHSEVGSSYIHFNYTPDGDKTTASLIGDVPRGVMLNRPAIFLGGQGGIVGPLRMGYGNVVAAGSVLRNDFPEDNKLVVGKTHSSKTINFTPRAYTNLHRIVGNNIIYLSNLMALEEWYIHVRRPFFDAQEFGHLIYAGVLDKLALAKKERMKRLQVLAEKAKLSSDDETDSKRELAGRKEFHERFIEIEGLFTGAIQDDVVEKCRDDFLSSFDKTKRGSETNYIAAIQGLPAHISEKGTLWLQKIVDTFCKKAKTITPALKMFNV, from the coding sequence ATGGATATTAAACCGCGATGCTATGATAAGGTTGTTCAGCTTATCAACAAAGGCGCCGATATTCCGAATCCGTTAACCCTGGATCTGGGCGACGAGGTGGATGTTGAGCGTATATCCGGAAAGGATGTCAGGATTTATCCGGGTTGCAGGATTTACGGTGAACAGACTGTTATATCGGCAGGCGCCCGGATTGGCTATGAAGGTCCTGTCACAATAGATAATTGCCAGTTGGGCCCTAAAGTTGAGCTTAAGGGCGGATATTTTAATAAAGCTGTCTTTCTTGAAAAGGCAAACATGGGTTCGGGGGCGCAGGTACGTGAAGGCTGTATTCTTGAAGAGGAAGCCAACGGTGCACATTGTGTAGGTTTAAAACAGACAATACTTTTCCCTTTCGTGACCCTCGGAAGCCTGATTAATTTCTGTGATTGCTTAATGGCCGGAGGGACAAACCGTAAGGTTCACAGTGAGGTGGGGAGCTCTTATATCCATTTTAACTATACGCCTGATGGCGATAAAACCACAGCTTCACTGATCGGTGATGTGCCAAGGGGTGTGATGCTTAATCGGCCGGCCATCTTTCTTGGCGGCCAGGGCGGTATAGTGGGCCCCTTGCGTATGGGGTACGGCAATGTAGTTGCTGCCGGTTCGGTGCTCAGAAATGATTTTCCTGAGGACAATAAACTTGTTGTCGGGAAGACGCATTCCTCAAAAACCATTAATTTTACTCCCAGGGCATATACAAACCTCCACCGGATAGTTGGCAATAATATCATATATCTATCGAACCTGATGGCCCTTGAAGAATGGTACATACATGTAAGGCGTCCGTTTTTTGATGCACAGGAATTCGGTCATCTTATATATGCGGGTGTGCTTGACAAACTGGCGCTTGCGAAAAAGGAACGGATGAAACGTTTACAAGTATTGGCTGAAAAGGCAAAACTGTCTTCTGATGATGAGACAGACAGCAAACGGGAACTGGCTGGAAGAAAAGAATTCCATGAGAGGTTTATTGAAATAGAAGGGCTTTTTACAGGCGCTATACAGGATGATGTTGTTGAGAAATGCCGGGATGATTTTCTCTCTTCCTTTGATAAAACAAAGCGGGGGAGCGAAACAAATTATATAGCGGCCATACAGGGTTTGCCTGCTCACATCTCTGAGAAAGGCACGCTATGGCTTCAAAAGATTGTTGATACTTTTTGCAAAAAGGCGAAAACTATAACGCCGGCGCTAAAAATGTTCAATGTATAA
- a CDS encoding lactate utilization protein: MTEFQKWYQDMQIERTIKALKKHNFDARFVPKASDALGEIFGIIPEGATVGVGGSLTLNQIGFFDEAKNHPIKLMNSAVPGISPEEALKMRREMLLADFYLCSSNAVTEDGQLYNIDATGNRVGAMMFGPGKVILVCGVNKIVKDIEDARRRVQEWVAPMNARRLGLKTPCAETGECADCSSPQRICNIYTVLARKPLRTDVVVILVGEQLGF; the protein is encoded by the coding sequence ATGACAGAATTTCAAAAATGGTACCAGGATATGCAGATAGAGAGAACCATTAAGGCGTTGAAAAAGCATAATTTTGATGCACGGTTTGTACCGAAGGCTTCTGATGCCCTTGGAGAGATTTTCGGAATCATCCCGGAAGGGGCAACGGTTGGGGTAGGGGGTTCGCTCACGCTTAATCAGATTGGGTTTTTCGATGAGGCAAAGAATCACCCTATTAAGCTAATGAATTCGGCTGTACCGGGAATCTCGCCGGAAGAAGCACTGAAGATGCGCCGGGAGATGTTGCTTGCTGATTTTTACCTATGCAGCAGTAACGCTGTCACAGAAGACGGGCAGCTTTATAATATCGATGCTACGGGAAACAGGGTAGGGGCTATGATGTTCGGACCGGGGAAGGTGATTCTTGTTTGCGGGGTGAATAAGATTGTAAAAGATATCGAAGATGCCCGGAGAAGAGTCCAGGAGTGGGTTGCACCGATGAATGCGAGGAGACTTGGATTGAAAACGCCCTGCGCAGAGACCGGGGAATGTGCGGACTGTTCCTCCCCGCAAAGAATTTGCAATATTTATACGGTTCTGGCCAGGAAGCCATTACGGACTGATGTCGTGGTTATACTTGTCGGTGAGCAGTTGGGTTTCTGA
- a CDS encoding PAS domain S-box protein yields the protein MNNNLTERTQAEQKLQNEKHKFSIISENAPFGLVMVDKDGTFTHINPKFKEMFGYDLHDIPDGRTWFRKAYPDPDYRHEVISTWIDDSQKAKPGEHRPRVFTVTCKDGSRKVVNFIPVALENGENIISFEDITERTRAVESLKESEKRLFDIFDYLPDPTFVINRQGVVIAWNKTMEELTGVKGKDMVGKGNYEYGVPFYGKKRPIMIDLALSPEDDTIEQRYPLMKKEKDTLYTEIFIPTFGEYGAWLWAKAKPLYDRYGNVVGAIETIRDVTDNKRMIEALQTERKKFQILSESAPFGLVLFDRNGRFKYINSKFTELFGYDLSDVLNGKSWFRKGYPDREYREIVILEWAHFVDTAKIGEQYPKVFRTTCKDGTEKIVSFTPVKLVTGEFLMTCEDITERTRLEEELKTLSLIDELTGLYNRRGFFALGEQQLKIADRMKKDVLLIFTDLDRLKWINDNLGHEEGDRALVAASNILKETFRESDIIARIGGDEFVVLAMEAIEDISQFITSRLQDNFDQYNTGAKLDYTLSTSIGMVRYNPENPVSLDTLIALADKLMYEDKKRKKGNYAER from the coding sequence ATGAACAACAATCTCACCGAACGCACGCAGGCAGAGCAGAAACTCCAAAACGAGAAACATAAATTCTCAATCATTTCAGAAAATGCCCCTTTCGGTTTGGTAATGGTCGATAAAGATGGCACGTTCACCCATATAAACCCAAAGTTCAAAGAAATGTTCGGGTATGATTTACACGATATACCTGACGGGAGAACGTGGTTCAGAAAGGCATATCCCGATCCGGATTACAGACATGAGGTTATTTCAACCTGGATTGATGATTCTCAAAAGGCAAAACCCGGCGAGCATAGACCGAGAGTGTTCACAGTGACCTGCAAGGACGGGTCAAGAAAGGTGGTAAATTTTATCCCTGTTGCGCTTGAAAATGGTGAGAATATTATATCTTTTGAGGACATTACTGAGCGTACGAGGGCAGTTGAATCTTTAAAGGAATCGGAAAAACGCCTCTTTGATATCTTTGACTATCTTCCAGACCCGACTTTTGTAATTAATAGACAGGGCGTTGTGATTGCATGGAACAAGACAATGGAGGAATTGACCGGTGTGAAGGGAAAAGATATGGTCGGGAAGGGCAACTATGAGTATGGGGTACCTTTCTACGGAAAAAAAAGACCTATCATGATTGATTTGGCCCTCTCACCTGAAGACGATACAATCGAACAGAGATACCCTCTTATGAAGAAGGAAAAGGATACCCTCTACACAGAGATATTCATCCCCACTTTTGGAGAATACGGGGCCTGGCTCTGGGCAAAGGCAAAACCGCTGTACGACCGCTACGGCAATGTCGTCGGTGCAATAGAAACCATCCGTGATGTTACCGATAACAAGCGGATGATAGAAGCATTGCAAACAGAGAGAAAGAAATTCCAAATCCTCTCCGAGAGCGCGCCATTCGGGTTGGTATTGTTTGACAGGAATGGTAGATTCAAATACATCAATTCCAAGTTCACCGAACTCTTCGGGTATGATCTAAGTGATGTGCTCAATGGAAAGTCATGGTTCAGAAAGGGTTATCCTGACCGTGAATACAGGGAAATCGTTATACTGGAATGGGCTCACTTTGTTGATACTGCAAAGATAGGAGAACAATACCCTAAGGTTTTTCGAACAACCTGTAAAGATGGGACCGAAAAGATAGTAAGCTTTACACCGGTTAAATTAGTGACAGGTGAGTTTTTAATGACCTGCGAGGATATCACTGAACGGACAAGGCTTGAGGAGGAACTTAAGACACTCTCCCTGATAGATGAACTTACAGGCCTCTATAACAGGAGGGGATTTTTTGCACTCGGCGAACAACAGCTCAAAATCGCTGACCGTATGAAAAAAGATGTACTCCTCATCTTTACAGACCTTGATCGTTTGAAGTGGATCAACGACAACCTGGGTCACGAAGAGGGAGACAGGGCGCTGGTTGCCGCTTCCAACATACTTAAGGAAACATTCCGGGAATCGGATATTATTGCCCGTATTGGCGGCGATGAGTTTGTGGTGCTCGCAATGGAGGCAATAGAAGATATCTCTCAATTCATCACTTCCCGCTTGCAGGACAACTTTGATCAATACAATACAGGCGCAAAGCTTGATTACACACTCTCGACGAGTATCGGCATGGTTCGCTATAATCCTGAAAACCCCGTTTCCCTTGATACTCTCATAGCTTTGGCTGATAAGTTGATGTATGAGGACAAGAAGAGAAAAAAAGGAAATTACGCTGAAAGATAA
- the larE gene encoding ATP-dependent sacrificial sulfur transferase LarE, which produces MDIEQKHRYLREITKELKRVIVAFSGGVDSTFLLKTCVDVLGKENVLAFIGLSPTCPAREIEEAKVLSALIGAEYIIVETSEMKDPDFVRNDKSRCYYCKSHLFRKAWEIATEKGFLHVVEGSNLDDMDDYRPGRKACVEQEIVSPLLMAELTKNDIRELSRQLHLPTHDKPSFACLSSRIPYGTPIDIELLKKIEVSEDFIRGLGIRQARVRYHGSVARIEVANDEINKVIENKDKIAEALQNCGFFYITLDLQGYRTGSMNRPVKNE; this is translated from the coding sequence ATGGACATTGAGCAAAAACATAGATATTTAAGAGAGATTACCAAGGAACTTAAGAGGGTGATCGTAGCCTTTTCCGGCGGTGTGGACAGCACGTTTCTCCTGAAAACGTGTGTTGACGTACTTGGAAAAGAAAATGTTCTGGCCTTTATCGGGCTTTCCCCCACATGTCCTGCAAGAGAAATAGAAGAAGCAAAGGTTCTGTCAGCGCTCATTGGAGCCGAATACATCATTGTAGAAACATCGGAAATGAAAGACCCTGATTTTGTCCGGAATGATAAGTCGCGGTGCTATTATTGCAAAAGCCACCTTTTCCGCAAGGCATGGGAGATAGCAACGGAAAAGGGTTTTCTCCATGTTGTTGAAGGATCAAACCTCGATGACATGGATGATTACAGGCCGGGACGAAAGGCATGTGTTGAGCAGGAAATAGTAAGCCCATTATTAATGGCTGAACTTACAAAAAACGACATCAGGGAACTTTCAAGGCAATTGCATCTCCCTACGCATGACAAACCTTCCTTTGCCTGCCTTTCATCAAGGATACCCTATGGCACACCCATTGATATTGAACTCCTTAAAAAGATAGAAGTTTCTGAAGATTTTATCCGGGGTCTTGGCATACGCCAGGCAAGGGTAAGATATCACGGCAGTGTGGCGCGCATAGAAGTGGCGAATGATGAAATCAATAAAGTGATTGAAAATAAAGACAAAATAGCTGAGGCATTACAAAACTGCGGTTTCTTCTACATAACCCTCGACCTCCAGGGTTACAGAACCGGCAGCATGAACAGACCGGTGAAGAATGAATAG
- the thiE gene encoding thiamine phosphate synthase: MIKKPTLQDYRLYLVTDPRFNKGYSVLEQVKLALQGGVKIIQIREKELPVTDYIKLASESLKMTRAHDAFLIINDSIEVLLAVGADGLHLGQEDMPVKEARKIVGQDVIIGVSVKTIEEAIHAEKDGADYLAVNGVFPTGTKENLGYLPGLEGVTKIRQGTHLPVIGIGGINLQNCRSVIEAGAHGITVVTAITMSDDIPRTCRSFFEIMGMQ; this comes from the coding sequence ATGATAAAAAAACCTACATTGCAGGATTACCGACTGTACCTGGTAACTGATCCCCGTTTCAACAAGGGGTATTCGGTGCTTGAGCAGGTAAAACTGGCGCTTCAGGGCGGGGTAAAGATAATCCAGATAAGAGAAAAAGAACTGCCCGTAACAGATTATATCAAACTTGCTTCAGAGTCATTAAAAATGACCCGCGCACATGATGCCTTTTTGATTATCAATGATTCCATAGAGGTCTTATTGGCCGTAGGCGCGGATGGGCTTCACCTGGGTCAGGAGGATATGCCTGTCAAGGAGGCCCGTAAAATTGTGGGTCAGGATGTTATTATCGGGGTATCTGTCAAGACCATAGAGGAAGCGATTCATGCCGAAAAAGATGGGGCGGATTATTTAGCAGTGAATGGTGTTTTTCCCACCGGCACAAAAGAAAACCTTGGATATCTTCCAGGGCTTGAAGGAGTAACGAAGATACGGCAGGGCACGCATCTCCCGGTTATCGGGATTGGAGGAATCAATCTTCAGAATTGCCGCAGCGTCATTGAAGCAGGGGCACACGGTATAACAGTCGTGACAGCCATTACCATGTCAGACGACATTCCCCGCACCTGCCGGTCTTTTTTTGAAATAATGGGAATGCAATAA
- the thiM gene encoding hydroxyethylthiazole kinase → MNEHELSKKTIEILRKIRKQQPLIHHTTNFVVMNSTANVTLAIGASPIMAHAHEEMEAMSAFTSALNLNIGTLTPYWVDSMLIAGKAAGGRGIPIILDPVGSGATPLRTEAAKKILAEVPVTVIRGNASEVMSLFTHKEEINIRGVDSLETVDAVRDGAHRLARELKKVIAVTGEVDFITNGEKAIEVHNGHPMFGRVTGTGCAATTAISCFCAVEPDPLVAAACALGYYGLAGEEAALVSNGPGSFQVALYDALYNMSEETMMERLRIKPVR, encoded by the coding sequence ATGAATGAACATGAATTGTCAAAAAAGACCATTGAGATATTACGTAAGATCAGGAAACAACAGCCCCTGATTCACCATACAACAAATTTTGTGGTAATGAACAGCACAGCCAACGTGACGCTTGCCATCGGCGCCTCGCCTATCATGGCACATGCGCATGAGGAGATGGAGGCAATGTCTGCATTTACCAGCGCATTGAATCTGAATATCGGGACGCTCACCCCTTATTGGGTGGATTCCATGCTTATTGCAGGGAAAGCCGCAGGGGGAAGGGGTATCCCTATTATTTTGGACCCGGTAGGCTCTGGCGCCACCCCGCTCAGAACTGAGGCGGCTAAAAAAATCCTGGCGGAGGTACCCGTGACCGTTATCCGTGGCAATGCATCGGAAGTGATGTCTTTGTTTACGCATAAAGAAGAGATAAACATCCGCGGGGTGGATTCTCTTGAAACAGTTGATGCTGTTCGTGATGGGGCACACCGGTTGGCAAGAGAGTTGAAGAAAGTAATCGCAGTCACCGGTGAAGTCGATTTTATCACCAACGGCGAAAAGGCTATAGAAGTCCACAACGGGCACCCCATGTTCGGACGGGTTACCGGTACAGGCTGTGCAGCAACAACTGCTATCTCATGTTTCTGCGCCGTTGAACCGGATCCATTAGTGGCAGCGGCCTGCGCCCTCGGATATTACGGGCTTGCCGGAGAAGAGGCGGCCCTGGTGTCGAATGGTCCCGGAAGTTTCCAGGTGGCATTGTATGATGCGCTGTATAATATGTCCGAAGAAACGATGATGGAAAGGCTGAGAATAAAGCCGGTGAGATGA
- the metW gene encoding methionine biosynthesis protein MetW, producing the protein MISIKPDYKTILELVTPGSSVLDLGCGNGDLLALLVSEKKVRGQGIEIDDKALFECVAKGLNVFHDDIDTGLAEYGDKSFDFVIINQTFQQVKRPDVVMREAMRVGRKVIIGIPNFAHIKARFQMFFGGRAPVTQALPFEWHDTPNLHFLSILDFIEYCSKRTIRIEDSYFFGNSRRVWIFPNLFAETGIFVIAE; encoded by the coding sequence GTGATTTCAATCAAGCCTGATTATAAAACCATTCTTGAACTGGTAACCCCTGGATCCTCCGTTCTTGACCTTGGCTGCGGAAATGGGGATTTACTTGCCCTTCTTGTGAGCGAGAAAAAGGTCAGGGGTCAGGGGATTGAGATTGATGACAAAGCGCTATTCGAGTGTGTTGCCAAAGGATTAAACGTCTTTCATGACGACATTGATACCGGATTGGCCGAATATGGAGATAAATCTTTTGATTTTGTCATCATAAACCAGACCTTCCAGCAGGTTAAAAGGCCGGATGTAGTCATGAGAGAGGCTATGAGGGTGGGAAGAAAGGTGATTATCGGTATTCCCAATTTTGCCCATATTAAAGCACGTTTTCAGATGTTTTTCGGGGGCAGGGCGCCTGTTACACAGGCACTTCCTTTTGAATGGCATGATACGCCTAATCTGCACTTTCTGAGTATTCTCGATTTCATCGAGTATTGTTCGAAGCGTACCATAAGGATAGAAGATTCATATTTTTTCGGGAACAGCAGGCGGGTATGGATATTTCCGAATCTCTTTGCCGAGACGGGAATCTTTGTCATCGCAGAATAA
- a CDS encoding homoserine O-acetyltransferase has translation MVKRDKDIGLVETKYYTFAHPPDELELESGEKLGPVTLVYETYGTLNESRSNAVLVLHALTGDAHAAGFHEGDRDPGWWDNMIGPGKAFDTNKYFIICSNVLGGCKGSTGPSSIDPKTDRPYGLNFPVITIKDMVNAQRYLTDYLGIGKFLSVAGGSMGGMQALQWVVSYPDRVGSVIPIATTANHSPQQIAFNEVGRQAIMADPNWNDGDYYGKELPAKGLGVARMVGHITYMSDVSMSEKFGRRFKDIKKPFKFSPEFEVEGYLQYRGDNFIKRFDPNSYLYITKAIDYFDLSNGRGLYESLKGIKTRFLIIAFKSDWLYPAYQSQEIARACKLAGVEAIYCELSSTYGHDAFLVEVEEQSHLIKHFLERATRDFNQA, from the coding sequence ATGGTAAAACGTGATAAGGACATAGGCTTAGTTGAAACCAAATACTATACCTTTGCCCATCCACCCGATGAACTGGAACTGGAGAGCGGCGAGAAGCTCGGGCCTGTTACCCTTGTCTATGAGACCTATGGCACCCTGAATGAGAGTCGCTCCAATGCAGTACTCGTTCTCCATGCCCTGACCGGCGATGCCCATGCTGCAGGGTTTCACGAAGGCGATAGGGACCCTGGCTGGTGGGATAATATGATCGGCCCCGGAAAGGCATTCGATACAAACAAATACTTTATTATCTGTTCCAATGTCCTTGGCGGCTGCAAGGGTTCAACCGGCCCATCTTCTATAGATCCAAAGACAGATCGGCCTTATGGGCTTAATTTTCCTGTTATTACCATTAAAGACATGGTAAATGCCCAGCGGTACTTAACGGACTACCTTGGTATCGGTAAATTTCTCTCTGTTGCCGGTGGTTCCATGGGTGGGATGCAGGCTCTCCAGTGGGTCGTCTCGTACCCTGACAGGGTAGGTTCGGTGATCCCCATTGCAACAACGGCAAACCATTCTCCCCAGCAAATAGCCTTCAATGAGGTGGGGAGACAGGCAATCATGGCCGACCCAAACTGGAACGATGGTGATTATTACGGAAAAGAACTCCCTGCAAAGGGCCTTGGTGTGGCAAGGATGGTCGGTCACATCACCTATATGAGCGACGTATCGATGAGTGAAAAATTTGGCAGACGGTTCAAGGATATCAAAAAGCCCTTCAAGTTCAGTCCGGAGTTTGAGGTTGAGGGGTACCTCCAATACAGGGGCGACAATTTCATTAAACGTTTTGACCCTAATTCCTATCTCTATATCACAAAGGCCATCGATTATTTTGACCTTTCAAACGGGAGGGGGCTTTACGAGTCATTAAAGGGGATTAAGACCCGTTTTCTCATTATTGCCTTCAAATCTGACTGGCTTTATCCGGCTTATCAGTCGCAGGAGATCGCACGGGCATGCAAACTGGCAGGTGTAGAGGCAATATACTGTGAATTGAGCTCTACATATGGCCACGATGCCTTTCTTGTAGAGGTTGAAGAGCAATCCCACCTGATAAAGCACTTTCTTGAGAGGGCGACACGTGATTTCAATCAAGCCTGA
- a CDS encoding O-acetylhomoserine aminocarboxypropyltransferase/cysteine synthase has translation MSKRRLDTLAIHAGQETPDPATGARAVPIYQTTSYVFNNTEHAANLFALKEFGNIYTRIMNPTTDVFEKRMAAIEGGTGALAVASGQAAETLALLAITKPDDEIVSANNLYGGSYQLFHYTFPKVFCRFVKFVDSTKPEEFKKAITERTRAIYAETIGNPKLDVPDFEAIAKIAHDAGIPFVVDNTVGVGLVRPIDYGADIVVLSATKFVGGHGTSIGGVIVDSGNFNWGNGKFPDFTEPEPSYHGLKFWDTFGNLPGMGNIAFIIKVRVELLRDIGPCLSPFNSFLFLQGLETLSLRQRKHSKNALAIARFLKEHPLVNWVNYPGLEEHPGHAVAAKYLNGDYGALVGFGIKGGLEAGKRFINSVELLSHLANIGDTKTLVIHPASTTHQQLTRAEQEETGVTEDYIRLSVGIEDVEDIKEDIDQALNKAVNSE, from the coding sequence ATGTCTAAGAGAAGGCTTGATACATTGGCGATCCATGCGGGCCAGGAAACCCCCGACCCGGCAACCGGGGCAAGGGCTGTGCCCATTTATCAGACTACATCGTATGTCTTTAATAATACGGAACACGCGGCGAACCTTTTTGCCCTTAAAGAGTTTGGCAACATTTACACTCGTATCATGAACCCTACCACGGATGTCTTTGAAAAGAGGATGGCCGCTATTGAAGGCGGGACAGGCGCCCTGGCGGTAGCATCCGGGCAGGCAGCCGAGACCCTTGCGCTCCTTGCAATTACCAAACCTGATGATGAAATTGTCTCTGCAAATAATCTCTATGGAGGATCCTACCAGCTTTTTCACTACACATTCCCGAAAGTATTCTGCCGTTTCGTTAAGTTTGTGGATTCAACTAAGCCTGAAGAATTCAAAAAGGCAATTACAGAGCGAACGAGGGCGATCTATGCTGAAACGATAGGGAATCCGAAACTCGATGTGCCGGATTTCGAGGCGATAGCGAAGATAGCCCATGATGCAGGCATACCTTTTGTGGTGGACAATACCGTCGGTGTCGGCCTGGTAAGGCCTATCGATTACGGGGCTGACATTGTCGTATTGTCGGCAACAAAGTTTGTGGGAGGTCACGGTACGTCCATAGGCGGTGTGATTGTGGATTCCGGCAACTTCAACTGGGGTAATGGCAAATTCCCCGATTTTACCGAGCCGGAGCCAAGTTACCATGGATTGAAATTCTGGGATACCTTCGGCAACCTTCCGGGCATGGGGAATATCGCCTTTATCATTAAAGTGAGGGTGGAGCTCTTAAGAGACATAGGTCCCTGCCTGAGTCCCTTCAACTCCTTCCTTTTTCTGCAGGGGCTGGAGACACTGTCTTTGAGGCAGAGAAAACATTCGAAAAATGCCCTCGCCATTGCGCGATTCCTTAAAGAGCATCCTTTGGTGAACTGGGTCAATTATCCCGGACTTGAAGAACATCCGGGCCATGCGGTGGCAGCGAAATATCTGAATGGTGACTATGGGGCGCTGGTAGGTTTCGGGATAAAAGGTGGACTGGAGGCAGGGAAGAGATTTATCAATTCCGTGGAATTATTATCACACCTTGCAAATATCGGTGATACCAAGACCCTTGTTATCCATCCGGCATCCACCACCCACCAGCAATTAACAAGGGCGGAACAGGAGGAGACGGGGGTGACCGAGGATTATATACGGCTTTCCGTAGGCATCGAAGACGTGGAAGATATTAAGGAAGATATAGATCAGGCGCTTAATAAAGCAGTGAATAGTGAATAG
- a CDS encoding Rrf2 family transcriptional regulator produces MKISTKGRYGLRALIDLSMNGKSGSPVFLSDIAKRQGISDKYLEQIATQLQRAGLVKTIRGRKGGYLLNKPDNEIKLSEIIKVLEGPICLVDCVAEPDTCSKSSLCSSRDIWTIVSNKIEEVLSSYTLADLSKLQEEKSGAGSLTYHI; encoded by the coding sequence ATGAAAATATCCACAAAAGGGAGATATGGTTTAAGGGCGCTGATTGACCTTTCCATGAACGGCAAGAGCGGGTCACCGGTTTTTCTTTCCGATATTGCAAAACGGCAGGGGATATCCGATAAATATCTTGAACAGATAGCCACTCAACTGCAAAGAGCCGGGCTGGTAAAAACGATTCGCGGGAGAAAAGGCGGCTATCTGCTCAATAAACCGGATAATGAGATTAAGTTGAGCGAAATAATAAAAGTACTGGAAGGGCCCATCTGTCTGGTCGATTGTGTCGCTGAGCCGGATACCTGCTCAAAATCTTCTTTATGTTCTTCAAGGGATATATGGACAATAGTGAGCAATAAAATCGAAGAGGTATTATCAAGTTATACATTGGCCGATCTGTCAAAATTGCAGGAAGAGAAAAGCGGGGCGGGCTCTTTAACGTACCACATATAG
- a CDS encoding pentapeptide repeat-containing protein gives MIKRTMSFFIVLFAILLLLAVNGGYGFNDADVQKLKATNQCMGCDLSGVRLTGMSLSGANLSGINMTSAKLTGANLSKANLHLAILTGTILQNADLSGANLMGMVLWDANLTGANLTGANLTGARLGGATWTDGIKCTEGSVGECKK, from the coding sequence ATGATTAAAAGGACTATGTCATTTTTTATTGTTCTGTTTGCTATTCTGCTTTTGCTTGCAGTGAATGGAGGATACGGGTTCAACGATGCCGATGTCCAAAAACTGAAAGCAACAAATCAATGTATGGGCTGTGATTTATCCGGTGTCCGACTGACCGGTATGAGCCTGTCCGGTGCAAACCTGTCCGGCATAAACATGACAAGTGCAAAGCTGACGGGTGCAAACCTGTCCAAGGCAAATCTGCATCTTGCAATCCTGACCGGCACAATTCTGCAGAATGCCGACCTATCCGGTGCAAACCTGATGGGTATGGTCCTGTGGGATGCAAACCTTACCGGTGCAAACCTTACCGGGGCTAACCTGACCGGAGCGCGCCTGGGTGGCGCTACCTGGACTGACGGAATAAAATGTACAGAAGGCTCTGTCGGAGAGTGTAAGAAATAA